GCGAACCGTTCCTCGCCGAGATATCTGGTTGTGATGATGTTGTCTTTCGGCGATTTGCCGAGCCCGCTGCAGTAGTGGTATTCGTCAACGATAACGTCGCCCACCACAAGCACGCGGAGTTTTTTTAGCGCGCGCATGGCGTCTATCACGGAGTCCGGCGAGTGCCTGGCCCGGAAGTCCTGCAGCCACTGGCGGGTGGGTTCCGGGAAGGTGCCGAAAAAACGGTTTAACAGCGCGGTGGAACTGAACTGGATGTCGTTGGTGAAGCGCAGCTGCCCGCCCACCGATTCGACCGCTTCTTTTTCCAGCGCGATTCCGCCGGTGATATCCTGGTCGGGGGCGGCATAGTCCGACCCTTTGATGTAAACGCTGGGTTTCACCGTTTTAAGCGTTTCCACCGCGTTGGGCCATTCGTTTACGGCGGCGTAGTCCACCGCGCCGAGCGCGGCAAGCGTTTCCGCCCGCAGGTTTTCCGAAAATACCGGCCGGCCCGGCCCTTTGTTCACATACCGGTCGGGCGTTACGGTAACCACCAGAATATCGCCCTCTTTTTTCGCTGTCTGCAGGTGGCGTATATGGCCGGGATGCATCAGATCAAACACGCCGTGGCACAAAACAACCGTTTTGCCGGATTTTTTCAGATCCGCCACTTTTTCAGCCAGTTGCTGGATGGAAAGAATTTTTTTCATTTGCCGTGTCCGCCTTGCCCCTGCGCATCAATACTATCATTATACCTTTTGCACAGGCAACATCGCTTTCTGTCGTGCGCGGCGCGAAGCGGCGATGTTATTTGCCCAGGTATCTGAACCAGTCCTGTGTGGCGCGTTCGATTGTTTCGGGTGTCCAGACCGGCGCGGCCCGCCAGTACTCAATGTTTTCAAGTATTTCCGCCACGCCCGCTTCAAGCGAAACTTTCGGGGTCCAGCCGAGCAGCCTGCGGATTTTGGCGGTGTCTGCGAAAGTGCAGTCCGGCTCGCCGGGCCGCTTGGGAATATGGAGGGTCGGGCCGCCCAGCAGCTGCGTCAGCCTGTTCACGCTGTAGGTGCCGCCGGAGCCGACGTTCATTGCTTCGCCGTGCAGGTCCGATTCGGAGGCGGCGAAAAACGCGTCCGCCACGTCGGTCACATAAGTGAAATCGCGGGTCTGGGCGCCGTCGCCGACCACGGTGAACGGCTTGCCCGCCAGTTTCTGCGCCAGAAACACGCCGAACACCGCGCCGTAGGTTCCGCTTGTGCGCGAGCGCGTGCCGTAGACGTTAAACAGCCGCAGCGATATTACCGGCATGGCGTACACTTTGTGCCAGTGCAGGGCGGTCTGCTCGCCAAGGTTTTTGGTGAGCGCGTAGGGGTATTGCGGCCGGACGGGCGCGGTTTCCGGAGTGGGCACGATATCGGCCAGCCCGTAGCAGGAGGACGATGCGGTGTAAAGAAATTTTTTCACGCCCGCCGCCCGCGCGCTTTCCAGCACGTTCATTGTGCCCAGCACGTTGGAGCGGTAATACTGAACCGGGTTTACTATCGAAGGCACGATATCGGCCAGCGCGGCCAGGTGAAATACCCGGTCAACGCCGGTGAAATGAGGCTTCAGGGGTTC
The sequence above is a segment of the Elusimicrobiaceae bacterium genome. Coding sequences within it:
- a CDS encoding SDR family oxidoreductase, which translates into the protein MQKSIIQAIMTNSLVTGGAGFIGSHIVDLLLRQGHTVTALDNFSTGRPQNLEQHKNNPRFKLVRCDITELEPLKPHFTGVDRVFHLAALADIVPSIVNPVQYYRSNVLGTMNVLESARAAGVKKFLYTASSSCYGLADIVPTPETAPVRPQYPYALTKNLGEQTALHWHKVYAMPVISLRLFNVYGTRSRTSGTYGAVFGVFLAQKLAGKPFTVVGDGAQTRDFTYVTDVADAFFAASESDLHGEAMNVGSGGTYSVNRLTQLLGGPTLHIPKRPGEPDCTFADTAKIRRLLGWTPKVSLEAGVAEILENIEYWRAAPVWTPETIERATQDWFRYLGK